GCCGCTGCTGGTGGTGTTCCTCTCGGCGGTGGCGTTGGGGACGCAGATCCGGCTGGGCGCGGTTCTGTCGGCGCTGGCGGGGATTGTCGGCGTGGCACTGTTGCTGCTGGGGCCCGAGGCGCGGCTGGACACGGTGGGGGTGCTGGCCGGGTTGGGCGGTGCGCTGTCGATGGCGGTGGGAGTGGTGCTAACCCGCAAATGGCGGCCTGATGTGCCACTGGTCACATTCACCGCCTGGCAGCTGACCGCCGGTGGCCTGCTGCTGATCCCGGTGGCCTGGCTGGCCGCGCCCGACTGGCCCGGCCTGAGCCTGACCAATCTGGCGGCGCTGGCCTGGCTTGGCCTGATCGGTGGAGCGCTGACCTATATCCTGTGGTTTCGTGGTCTGGCCCGGATCGAACCGGCGGCGGTCTCGCTGTTGGGCATCCTCAGCCCGTTGACTGCGGTGATCCTGGGCTGGCTGGCCCTGGGCGAGGCGTTGAGCCCGGTTCAGGGGTTGGGCGCGGTCATTGTGCTGGGCGCGGTCTGGATCGGGCAGCGCCCGCCGGGCGCCTCCCGCCTGTCGAACTTGGTTCAGCCCAGATGCGGGGCAAAAGCCGCAACGACACGTTCGTAGACGTCACGCTTGAATGGCACGATCTCGGCCACCAGCCGGTCGGGATCCTGCCATTTCCAACGGCTGAACTCGGGGTGGCCGGTTTCCAGGTCGATCTGATCGTCGCGGCCCAGAAAGCGGAACAGGTACCATTTCTGTTCCTGCCCGCGATAGCGCCCCTTCCAGATACGCGGGACAAGATCATGCGGCAGGTCGTAGGGCAGCCAACCGTCGGTCTCGGCGACCATCTCGACCAGATCCGCTGTCACGCCGGTCTCTTCCCACAGCTCGCGCAGGGCGGCCTCGAAGGGGTCCTCGTCCTCGTCCACCCCGCCTTGGGGCATCTGCCAGGCATCGGTATTCTGATCCATCCGCTGGCCGACAAAGACGAAACCATCGCCATTCATCAGGACCACACCCACGCAAGGGCGATAGGGGAGCGCGGCAATCTCTTCGGGAGTCATGGGGGCCCTTCCTTGATTTGCCCCTGTCTAACAAGCGACGCTACGGCGGCAAAGGGGGTGACGTCGGGTTTCGCGTGACAGGCGCGCGGGCTAGGGTGATCTTGCCCGTCAAATCCGAGGGAGAGTAATTTCGATGACTGCGTACCCACACATGCTTGCCCCGCTCGACCTGGGCTTTACCACGCTGAAGAATCGCGTGCTGATGGGCTCGATGCATACCGGGCTGGAAGAGACCAAGGACTGGAACCGGGTGGCCGAATTCTATGCCGACCGCGCGCGGGGTGGCGTGGCGCTGATGGTGACCGGCGGCATCGGTCCGAACATGGAAGGCTCTGTCCTGCCGGGGGCGTCGATGATGACCAGCGACAAGGATGTCGCGAACCATTCCATCGTCACCGCGCGGGTGCACGAGGCGGGCGGCAAGATCGCGATGCAGATCCTGCATGCGGGGCGTTATGCCTATGGGCCGAAATGCGTGGCGCCGTCGCCGGTGAAATCGCCGATCTCTCCGTTCCCGCCGACCGAGCTGGACGAGGAGGGGATCGAGAAGCAGATCACCGATATCGTCAATGCCGCAGTGCTGGCGCAGCAGGCGGGCTATGACGGGGTCGAGATCATGGGGTCGGAGGGGTATTTCCTGAACCAGTTTCTGGTCACCCATACCAACAAGCGCACCGACCGCTGGGGCGGGTCCTATGAAAACCGGATGCGTCTGCCGATCGAGGTAGTGCGCCGCACCCGCGAGGCTGTGGGTACCGATTTCATCATCATCTACCGCCTGTCGATGATCGACCTTGTCCCCAACGGCTCGACCTTTGACGAGGTGGTGCAGCTGGCGAAAGAGATCGAAAAGGCCGGGGCCACCATCATCAATACCGGTATCGGCTGGCACGAGGCGCGGATTCCGACGATTGCCACCAGCGTGCCGCGCGCGGCCTTTGCCTGGGTCACGAAAAAGCTGATGGGGCAGGTGTCGATCCCGGTCATTACCTCGAACCGGATCAACACGCCCGAAGTGGCCGAGGAGGTGCTGGCAACGGGCTGCGCTGACATGGTGTCGATGGCCCGCCCGATGCTGGCGGATGCGGATTTCGTCAACAAGGCGGCGGCGGGACAGGGCGACCGCATCGCCCCCTGCATCGCCTGCAACCAGGCCTGTCTGGACCATACGTTCAGCGGCAAGCTGACCTCGTGCCTGGTGAACCCGCGCGCCTGCCATGAAACCGAACTGGTGGTGGCGAAGGCGGCGGCACCCAAGAAGGTTGCCATCGTGGGCGCCGGTCCGGCGGGCCTGTCGACCGCGATCACCGCCGCCCAGCGCGGCCATGCGGTGACCGTGTTCGACAAGTCGGACGAGATCGGCGGCCAGCTGAACATGGCCAAGCAGGTGCCGGGCAAGGAAGAGTTCTGGGGCCTCGTGGACTGGTACCGGGTGATGCTGGCCGATCTGGGTGTGACCCTGAAACTGGGCAAGGCGGTTGGCGCCGGTGATCTGAGCGGATTTGACGAGGTGGTGATCGCCACGGGCGTCAGCCCGCGCGATCCGGCGATCCCGGGACAAGACCGGGCCAATGTGCTGAGCTATATTGACGTGCTGCGCCACAAGAAGCCGGTGGGCAAGCGGGTCGCGGTGATCGGCGCGGGCGGCATCGGGTTCGACGTGTCCGAATTCCTGCTGGAAGAGGGCCACAGCCCGACAATCGACCTGCCGCAGTGGATGAAGGAATGGGGCGTGAGCGACCCGGCCGAGCACCGCTCGGGGCTTGCGCCCGAGGGGCCGCAACCGGGCAAGCCGGAACGTGAGGTGACGCTGCTGCAGCGCAAGGCCAAGGCGCATGGCAAGGATCTGGGCAAGACAACGGGCTGGATCCACCGCGCGACGCTGAAGATGAAGGGCGTCAGTTTCGTGGGCGGCGTGAACTACGAGAAGATCGACGACGAGGGCCTGCATATCAGCTTTGGCGAGGCGCGGGAGAACCCGACGCTCATCGCCTGCGACACGGTGGTACTGTGTGCCGGTCAGATTTCCGACCGGTCGCTGGCAGATGCGCTGGAGGCCAAGGGCGTGCATTGCCACGTCATCGGCGGCGCCGATGTGGCCGCCGAGCTGGACGCCAAACGCGCAATCAACCAGGGCACCCGCCTGGCGCTGACCTTCTGATCCGGGCGGGGAGAGATTTTTCGACGAAAAATCTCCGCCTCCGGCGGGAGGATTTGGGGCGGAATGAAGGGGCAAAGCCTTTTTGCGCTTTTCAGGTCTTGTGCTAGTGTTCAGCCATTGGTTGCAAGGATTGGATTCTCATGTCGGAAAACGCGCTTTATGAACCCCTCTCAGCCAGCGATCCCCTGTTTTCGGGCTATCGCTTCCGCACCAATGATACCGGTGCTCCGCAGACCGAGGGGCTGGGCCTTGGTCTGGGCGGCGAAAACGGGTTGAAGCCGGGCGACCCGGTGGCCTTGGATCAGCACTATGTGCGCGCGGTGGCCTTTACCCGCGAGGCCGGTGGCAAGGTCAGCTGGTTCAACAGCCTGTTCAGCGCCCAGGCCAGCGGCAAGTCGGTGGGGGTGCTGCAGGAGGCGAAATCCTTTATGGTGGGCACCATCGACGGCCAACAGGTTGAAATCGGCGTTGCGGTTCTGTTGAAGATCGAGGCCAGCAGTTTCAAGTCCGAAGCGCAGGTCTCGGTGGCCAATATCGCCGCCGAGGCGCAGCTGGGCCTGTCGCGCGCCGAGATGGAGATCAGCGTGCGCGGCTTCACCGGCGCGCTGGGCGACATGCTGCCTGCGCCGAGCGAGGTCGACCTGACCTCGTACACAACCTATCTGAACGCCTTCGAGCGCATCCAGAAACATGTGTTCGGGCCCGGTGGGACGGCGCAGTATTCGCCCGTGGTGCTGGGCAAGCTGCGCACCGATGCCGGGGGCGATTGACCGCCACACGGATCGGACCGCGCCCCCTGCTGCCTATCCCGCCTGCTGCGTTGGCTGCGGCCGCTCTAGCCGTGGCGGGCACGGCTGTCCTCGGGCGCCTGATCCCGCTCGTGCATCCCGTAATCGCGGATCACACCCGCGACGCGCAGGCGGTATCCCGCAAACAGCGCCTCGCGCCCACGGGTCTGCGCGCCGCGATGGGCGGTCAGCTGGCGCCAGCGGGCAACCGCCTCTTCATCCTCCCAGAACGAGAGCGACAAGAGCTTGCCGGGATTGGTGAGGCTCTGGAACCGTTCGACCGAGATGAAGCCCGGCATATCGTCAAGCAGGGCGCGCATCCGGCCTGCGAGGTCGAGATCGGCCTCCTGTTGCCCTGGGGCGGGTTCGACCTCGAAAATGACGGCGATCATGTCTGTCCTCCATGTGGCGCCGAGGCCAGTTTGAGCCAG
The window above is part of the Ruegeria pomeroyi DSS-3 genome. Proteins encoded here:
- a CDS encoding EamA family transporter, which codes for MSRTTDIALTAIAPAIWGSSYFVTTQFLPAHSPFVVALLRALPAGLLLMLLVRKLPPRGWIGRLLILGALNFAVFWSLLFVAAYRLPGGVAATVGAVQPLLVVFLSAVALGTQIRLGAVLSALAGIVGVALLLLGPEARLDTVGVLAGLGGALSMAVGVVLTRKWRPDVPLVTFTAWQLTAGGLLLIPVAWLAAPDWPGLSLTNLAALAWLGLIGGALTYILWFRGLARIEPAAVSLLGILSPLTAVILGWLALGEALSPVQGLGAVIVLGAVWIGQRPPGASRLSNLVQPRCGAKAATTRS
- a CDS encoding RNA pyrophosphohydrolase translates to MTPEEIAALPYRPCVGVVLMNGDGFVFVGQRMDQNTDAWQMPQGGVDEDEDPFEAALRELWEETGVTADLVEMVAETDGWLPYDLPHDLVPRIWKGRYRGQEQKWYLFRFLGRDDQIDLETGHPEFSRWKWQDPDRLVAEIVPFKRDVYERVVAAFAPHLG
- a CDS encoding NADPH-dependent 2,4-dienoyl-CoA reductase; its protein translation is MTAYPHMLAPLDLGFTTLKNRVLMGSMHTGLEETKDWNRVAEFYADRARGGVALMVTGGIGPNMEGSVLPGASMMTSDKDVANHSIVTARVHEAGGKIAMQILHAGRYAYGPKCVAPSPVKSPISPFPPTELDEEGIEKQITDIVNAAVLAQQAGYDGVEIMGSEGYFLNQFLVTHTNKRTDRWGGSYENRMRLPIEVVRRTREAVGTDFIIIYRLSMIDLVPNGSTFDEVVQLAKEIEKAGATIINTGIGWHEARIPTIATSVPRAAFAWVTKKLMGQVSIPVITSNRINTPEVAEEVLATGCADMVSMARPMLADADFVNKAAAGQGDRIAPCIACNQACLDHTFSGKLTSCLVNPRACHETELVVAKAAAPKKVAIVGAGPAGLSTAITAAQRGHAVTVFDKSDEIGGQLNMAKQVPGKEEFWGLVDWYRVMLADLGVTLKLGKAVGAGDLSGFDEVVIATGVSPRDPAIPGQDRANVLSYIDVLRHKKPVGKRVAVIGAGGIGFDVSEFLLEEGHSPTIDLPQWMKEWGVSDPAEHRSGLAPEGPQPGKPEREVTLLQRKAKAHGKDLGKTTGWIHRATLKMKGVSFVGGVNYEKIDDEGLHISFGEARENPTLIACDTVVLCAGQISDRSLADALEAKGVHCHVIGGADVAAELDAKRAINQGTRLALTF
- a CDS encoding antibiotic biosynthesis monooxygenase family protein, translating into MIAVIFEVEPAPGQQEADLDLAGRMRALLDDMPGFISVERFQSLTNPGKLLSLSFWEDEEAVARWRQLTAHRGAQTRGREALFAGYRLRVAGVIRDYGMHERDQAPEDSRARHG